In Cryptomeria japonica chromosome 10, Sugi_1.0, whole genome shotgun sequence, a genomic segment contains:
- the LOC131859654 gene encoding laccase-3-like: MHIHGYDFYVVGEGFGNYNARIDPLTFNLVDPPERNTVGVPVGGWTAIRFKADNPGVWFVHCHFDDHLTWGLNMVFVVKNGHGNLASLEKPPPKLPKC; this comes from the exons ATGCATATTCATGGTTATGATTTTTATGTTGTGGGAGAGGGATTTGGTAACTACAATGCTCGAATAGATCCTCTCACATTCAATTTGGTTGATCCACCAGAACGGAATACTGTGGGAGTTCCTGTTGGTGGGTGGACTGCTATCAGATTCAAAGCTGACAATCCAG GTGTTTGGTTTGTGCACTGTCATTTTGATGATCATCTAACATGGGGATTGAATATGGTCTTCGTGGTGAAGAATGGCCATGGCAATTTGGCAAGTTTGGAGAAGCCTCCTCCTAAACTCCCGAAATGCTAG